The Actinomyces sp. oral taxon 414 genome has a segment encoding these proteins:
- a CDS encoding type II toxin-antitoxin system Phd/YefM family antitoxin, protein MTDMSVSAARSRLADVINDARVHHAPVFLTRRGRRVAAVIDAEDLERLTQAAEDLADIEAACAARAEVAEHGTIPWDEVKADLGLA, encoded by the coding sequence ATGACTGACATGTCCGTCTCCGCTGCGCGCAGCCGTCTCGCCGACGTCATCAACGACGCCCGCGTGCATCACGCCCCCGTCTTCCTCACCCGTCGGGGTCGCCGCGTGGCCGCGGTGATCGACGCGGAGGACCTGGAACGCCTCACCCAGGCGGCGGAGGACCTGGCGGACATCGAAGCGGCCTGCGCTGCCCGCGCAGAGGTCGCCGAGCACGGCACCATCCCCTGGGACGAGGTCAAGGCGGACCTCGGACTCGCATGA
- a CDS encoding helicase-related protein: MTTAPSPAPPAAPADVAPSLDVAPGSVVRVRDEDWLVTQVSMTSDGTLVTVQGLSELVRDTTAQFSAGIDRIVPVDPRHTRVIADTSTRHRLSRLWLEATLRKTALPATSTDLAVVGDVLADPLAYQLTAVRQALDPANLRPRILLADTVGLGKTLEIGMILAELVRRGRGDRILIVTPRHVLEQMQHEMWSRFALPFVRLDSVGIQRVRRSVPASRNPFSVFHRAIISIDTLKSDRYLNHLRKQRWDAVVIDESHNVTNKGTLNNRLADILARQTDALILASATPHNGDPKSFAELIRLLEPTAVRADGSLDEEAVRRLVIRRHRHSDEVRDVVGGRWKERLTPVNRLVAPSPAEDAVAGELSRTWLHRTDGASVPGARAGGRGSGTHGDALFAWTLAKSFLSSPVALIQTIDERLARRRARAAAAAGPASPASPQLSEQSRALARLRELAVAANTTDSGKYQALLAELHRIGISRSSSERVVVFAERIATLTWLAEHLREDLRLPEEAVRVMHGSLSDVEQQEIVEQFRQAHTPVRVLVTGDVASEGVNLHAQCHELIHYDIPWSLIRIEQRNGRIDRYGQSVSPQITTLLLDPSDPRFSGDVRVLTRLMEKEDQAHRALGDAASLMGLYSGEKEEAAIREALQAGKDIDDVVSDADDAFALDPMAALFATLTGTAEARGDAGEPAGFAPAGPVGPGSSGPVGPARPTSPLPTSTLYETQLDYLRQALNELYERPEEPEHRQTGGGGVSWCEHGTQHVVEMVPPAGLHHRLAVLPQSYLRERVQKYLRLATTQAKGARLLAEALGDSSGSSWPEAHYLGPLHPVLDWAGDRVLAKLGRSSVFAVRGDVDSPTVLLLGTLTNRAGRTVSMVCVSAAFPYLDLPGARADLAASRPLHAVAIGQVHDSPIAMFASAGISHELRNSGPVTDTALLEALISPAVDAAESQMKLTVTAASRQARTRVDAWAERANAWDDDAGRLVQNRHLRAQRSTVAQERELMDQHLPAHTLVRPLLVVVPQDFGMEGDR; the protein is encoded by the coding sequence GTGACCACGGCCCCCTCCCCCGCCCCTCCCGCCGCACCGGCAGACGTCGCGCCGTCCCTTGACGTTGCGCCGGGCTCCGTGGTCCGGGTGCGGGACGAGGACTGGCTCGTCACCCAGGTTTCCATGACCTCCGACGGCACACTGGTGACCGTCCAGGGCCTGTCCGAACTGGTCCGGGACACCACCGCGCAGTTCTCCGCCGGCATTGACCGCATCGTCCCGGTGGACCCCCGCCACACCCGCGTGATCGCGGACACCTCCACCCGCCACCGGCTCTCCCGCCTGTGGCTGGAGGCGACCCTGCGCAAGACGGCGCTGCCGGCGACCTCCACGGACTTGGCCGTGGTGGGCGACGTCCTGGCCGACCCCCTGGCCTACCAGCTGACGGCGGTGCGCCAGGCCCTGGATCCGGCGAACCTGCGCCCGCGCATCCTGCTGGCGGACACCGTGGGCCTGGGAAAGACCCTGGAGATCGGCATGATCCTGGCCGAGCTCGTGCGCCGCGGCCGGGGCGACCGCATCCTCATCGTCACGCCCCGCCACGTGCTCGAGCAGATGCAGCATGAGATGTGGTCGCGCTTCGCCCTGCCCTTCGTGCGCCTGGATTCGGTGGGGATCCAGCGGGTGCGCCGCTCGGTTCCGGCCTCGCGCAATCCGTTCTCGGTGTTCCACCGCGCGATCATCTCCATCGACACCCTGAAGTCGGACCGCTACCTCAACCACCTGCGCAAGCAGCGCTGGGACGCGGTCGTCATCGACGAGTCGCACAACGTCACCAACAAGGGCACGCTCAACAATCGGCTCGCGGACATCCTGGCCCGCCAGACCGACGCTCTCATCCTGGCCTCGGCCACGCCCCACAACGGCGACCCGAAGTCCTTCGCCGAGCTCATCCGCCTGCTGGAGCCGACGGCGGTGCGCGCCGACGGCAGCCTCGACGAGGAGGCGGTGCGCCGCCTCGTCATCCGCCGCCACCGTCACTCCGATGAGGTGCGCGACGTGGTCGGCGGCCGGTGGAAGGAGCGCCTGACCCCGGTCAACCGCCTGGTGGCGCCCTCGCCCGCTGAGGACGCGGTGGCCGGCGAGCTCTCGCGCACCTGGCTGCACCGCACCGACGGCGCATCGGTCCCGGGCGCCAGAGCAGGAGGCCGGGGATCGGGCACCCACGGCGACGCCCTGTTCGCCTGGACGCTGGCCAAGTCCTTCCTGTCCTCTCCGGTGGCGCTCATCCAGACGATCGACGAGCGCCTGGCCCGGCGCCGCGCCCGGGCGGCCGCCGCCGCGGGCCCGGCCTCCCCGGCCTCCCCGCAGCTCTCGGAGCAGTCGCGGGCCCTGGCGCGCCTGCGCGAGCTGGCGGTGGCGGCCAACACGACCGACTCGGGCAAGTACCAGGCGCTGCTGGCCGAGCTGCACCGCATCGGCATCTCCCGCTCCTCGTCCGAGCGCGTCGTCGTCTTCGCCGAGCGCATTGCGACGCTCACCTGGCTGGCCGAGCATCTGCGCGAGGACCTGCGCCTGCCCGAAGAGGCGGTGCGGGTCATGCACGGGAGCCTGTCGGACGTGGAGCAGCAGGAGATCGTGGAGCAGTTCCGCCAGGCCCACACGCCGGTGCGCGTCCTGGTGACCGGCGACGTGGCCTCGGAGGGCGTCAACCTGCACGCCCAGTGCCATGAGCTCATCCACTACGACATCCCCTGGTCACTCATCCGTATCGAGCAGCGCAACGGCCGCATCGACCGCTACGGCCAGAGCGTCTCCCCGCAGATCACGACCCTGCTGCTCGACCCGTCGGACCCGCGCTTCTCCGGCGACGTGCGGGTGCTCACGCGCCTGATGGAGAAGGAGGATCAGGCGCACCGGGCCCTGGGCGACGCCGCCTCCCTCATGGGCCTGTACTCGGGCGAGAAGGAGGAGGCGGCGATCCGCGAGGCGTTGCAGGCGGGCAAGGATATAGACGACGTCGTCTCCGACGCCGATGACGCATTCGCCCTGGACCCCATGGCCGCCCTGTTCGCAACCCTCACGGGCACGGCCGAGGCGAGGGGCGACGCCGGAGAGCCCGCCGGGTTCGCCCCTGCCGGTCCGGTCGGTCCCGGATCCTCTGGTCCGGTCGGTCCCGCCCGACCCACGAGCCCGCTGCCGACCTCGACGCTGTACGAGACCCAGCTGGACTACCTGCGCCAGGCCCTGAACGAGCTCTATGAGCGCCCCGAGGAGCCCGAGCATCGCCAGACCGGTGGCGGCGGCGTCTCGTGGTGCGAGCACGGAACGCAGCACGTGGTGGAGATGGTGCCCCCGGCGGGGCTGCACCACCGGCTGGCGGTGCTGCCGCAGTCCTACCTGCGCGAGCGCGTCCAGAAGTATCTGCGGCTGGCGACGACGCAGGCCAAGGGCGCGCGCCTTCTGGCCGAGGCCCTGGGCGACTCCTCAGGCTCCTCCTGGCCGGAGGCCCACTACCTGGGGCCGCTGCACCCGGTGCTGGACTGGGCCGGCGACCGGGTGCTGGCCAAGCTCGGCCGCTCCTCGGTGTTCGCGGTGCGCGGCGACGTGGACTCGCCGACCGTCCTGCTGCTGGGGACGCTGACGAACCGGGCGGGCCGGACGGTGTCAATGGTGTGCGTCAGCGCCGCCTTCCCCTACCTGGACCTGCCGGGCGCGCGGGCGGACCTGGCCGCGAGTCGACCGCTTCACGCGGTGGCGATCGGGCAGGTGCACGACTCCCCCATCGCCATGTTCGCCTCGGCGGGCATCTCCCATGAGCTGAGGAACTCCGGGCCGGTGACGGACACCGCGCTGCTAGAGGCGCTCATCTCCCCGGCCGTGGACGCCGCCGAGAGCCAGATGAAGCTGACGGTGACGGCGGCGAGCCGGCAGGCGCGGACGCGGGTGGACGCGTGGGCCGAGCGCGCCAACGCCTGGGACGACGACGCGGGCCGCCTCGTCCAGAATCGCCACCTGCGCGCCCAGCGGTCCACGGTGGCCCAGGAGCGCGAGCTCATGGACCAGCACCTGCCCGCGCACACGCTGGTGCGGCCGCTGCTGGTCGTGGTGCCGCAGGACTTCGGGATGGAAGGAGACCGCTGA
- a CDS encoding Eco57I restriction-modification methylase domain-containing protein → MAVSDALVVGEDWISEHYFTTDAAKESFLARVLERRKEWEALEKPAAPGTEPTPTPRSRFRAERSRLEELLAALPADDAESLTGAALEAAKQLDALLREILGFASAEYRLVERGPVSLVRPVGDEGPAPLALLRARPVTTVEDLLVKDAPTLAEAWEPVDLADPDAPVLEEAEPVESVSRALSTLMTDEHGPTFALVLAGQWALIAERERWPEGRWLAVNVQLVVERNESKRGGEVERALTCLDARSLVPGPEGETWWTATLEDSAAHTVGVSKDLREGVRSSIEIIANEVVRRRAARGLEPLAQERAQDLALQSLRYIYRVIFLLYAEASPELGVLPVGAAEYDAGYGLDRLRELALVELHEESSQAGTHIYESLDRLFRLVDGGHNAEVPAQDEGGFDGLVFRPMRADLFRPEATALIDEVGLGNGALLRVLRHLLLTKENTKSGRGFISYVELGINQLGAVYEGLMSYSGSFAAERLWEVAPGGDASKGSWVVPEDVMKGLEEKDFVTVEDEVTGERRNVTYEKGQFVYRLSGRDRQRSASFYTPEVLTRFTVQQALAELLDQDGHTTSAEEILHLTVCEPALGSGAFAIEAVRQLAEQYLSRRERELGRRVDPEERPRELAKVKAFIALHQVYGVDLNATAVELAEVSLWLDTMVEGLAAPWFGLRLRRGNSLVGARRALYSTSQLKKRAWLTAAPTAEPLSQVAAAIDGADAASPHRMGGALDVSNRIHHFLLPAKGWGSAVEVPKQVRDLVDAERLKDLKTWRKEVTKVPTAFQIKRLTALARRVEVLWELTLRRLRVAEAEASRRIDLWGREARADAGSTVSREEIEKYLGNGDSAYRRLRLVMDAWCALWYWPLTTQVAPPSFEHWLNALEGLLGIAGKAGPTDAATFADATAWDELEQAEEMDLGFAGARAIDSVIEKHEWLEVVRRVAEDQGFFHWELDFATVFARGGFDLQVGNPPWVRPTVDFNSLLSDGDPWWSLSNKPSVAVKKKRMPITLARSGALRTVLDGTAEVIVLSELLSDPTVYPLLSGQPDLYRAFMCQVWSHQNGQGNSSLIHMETHFTDAKTPQLRAAAYRHLRRHWQFINELQLFDIQHQKIYGIHVYGKEQSPLFLHATSLYHPDTVQRSLKHDGSGEEPGFKDPHTGTWDLRPHAARIESIDEAALKTWQLVTESHDWHSAPMVSTVNSATSRALATLATQPRISTLNLQFSSGWHETSDFEKGRFEKAWGRASWDNAILQGPHLYVSTPLYKQPNETMRHFLDWTSTDLEALPANAQPVTQYKPTGDRATYDRLYTHWGDSSARDHYRIAWRTQVPLTGERTLTPSIIPPGSAHVDGLYSASSPQHHEDSLVLASGTLSSLLVDFYTRSRGFSHIRNSAANSLPTVIPTSPLTRRVRYRALRLNCLTEAYANLWTECWDESFVTDAPILERYDERPIGPEWTADTPLRRAEDRRNAQAEIDVMVAMMLGVPIDDLCTIYRTQFAVLYDYDHGRGQGAYVYDANGRQLPTPVRQAWEKRKRPTSNEDMPLSERTHTHPGSGVSYVYDLPFRIRDRESDFHRIHTTLTTISTEHPHGLL, encoded by the coding sequence ATGGCGGTGTCGGACGCGCTGGTCGTGGGCGAGGACTGGATCAGCGAGCACTACTTCACCACGGACGCCGCCAAGGAGTCCTTCCTGGCGCGGGTGCTGGAGCGCCGCAAGGAGTGGGAGGCCCTGGAGAAGCCGGCCGCCCCCGGCACCGAGCCGACGCCGACGCCCCGTTCCCGGTTCCGCGCCGAGCGCTCCCGCCTGGAGGAGCTGCTGGCGGCCCTGCCCGCCGACGACGCCGAGTCCCTCACCGGCGCCGCCCTGGAGGCGGCCAAGCAGCTCGATGCGCTCCTGCGCGAGATCCTGGGCTTCGCCTCGGCGGAGTACCGCCTGGTCGAGCGCGGGCCGGTGAGCCTGGTGAGGCCGGTCGGCGACGAGGGTCCGGCGCCGCTGGCCCTGCTGCGCGCCCGCCCGGTGACCACGGTGGAGGACCTGTTGGTCAAGGACGCCCCCACGCTCGCCGAGGCCTGGGAGCCGGTGGATCTGGCCGACCCCGACGCCCCGGTGCTGGAGGAGGCCGAACCGGTGGAGTCGGTGTCCCGGGCCCTGTCCACGCTCATGACCGATGAGCACGGCCCGACCTTCGCCCTGGTCCTGGCGGGCCAGTGGGCGCTCATCGCCGAGCGGGAGCGCTGGCCGGAGGGCCGCTGGCTGGCGGTGAACGTCCAGCTCGTCGTCGAACGCAATGAGTCCAAGCGCGGCGGCGAGGTGGAGCGGGCCCTGACCTGCCTGGACGCCCGCTCCCTGGTGCCGGGCCCGGAGGGCGAGACGTGGTGGACGGCCACCTTGGAGGACTCGGCGGCCCACACGGTGGGGGTCTCCAAGGACCTGCGCGAGGGCGTGCGCTCGTCGATCGAGATCATTGCCAACGAGGTGGTGCGCCGTCGTGCCGCCCGGGGGCTGGAGCCGCTGGCCCAGGAGCGGGCGCAGGACCTGGCCCTGCAGTCGCTGCGCTACATCTACCGGGTCATCTTCCTGCTGTACGCGGAGGCGAGCCCCGAGCTGGGGGTCCTGCCGGTGGGCGCCGCCGAGTACGACGCCGGTTACGGCCTGGACCGGCTGCGCGAGCTGGCGCTGGTCGAGCTGCACGAGGAGTCCTCCCAGGCGGGCACGCACATCTACGAGTCCCTGGACCGGCTGTTCCGCCTGGTCGACGGCGGCCACAACGCGGAGGTGCCCGCCCAGGACGAGGGCGGTTTCGACGGCCTGGTCTTCCGGCCGATGCGCGCCGACCTCTTCCGCCCCGAGGCGACCGCCCTCATCGATGAGGTGGGCCTGGGCAACGGGGCTCTGCTGCGGGTGCTGCGCCACCTGCTGCTGACCAAGGAGAACACCAAGAGCGGGCGCGGCTTCATCTCGTATGTGGAGCTGGGCATCAACCAGCTGGGCGCCGTCTACGAGGGGCTCATGAGCTACTCGGGCTCCTTCGCCGCCGAGCGCCTGTGGGAGGTGGCGCCGGGCGGCGACGCCTCGAAGGGCTCGTGGGTGGTGCCCGAGGACGTCATGAAGGGCCTGGAGGAGAAGGACTTCGTGACGGTGGAGGACGAGGTGACGGGCGAGCGCCGCAACGTCACCTATGAGAAGGGCCAGTTCGTCTACCGCCTGTCGGGCCGGGATAGGCAGCGGTCGGCCTCCTTCTACACCCCGGAGGTGCTCACCCGTTTCACGGTGCAGCAGGCGCTGGCCGAACTGCTGGACCAGGATGGGCACACGACGAGCGCCGAGGAGATCCTGCACCTGACGGTGTGCGAGCCGGCGCTGGGGTCGGGGGCCTTCGCCATCGAGGCGGTGCGCCAGCTGGCCGAGCAGTACCTGTCGCGGCGCGAACGCGAGCTGGGCCGGCGGGTGGACCCGGAGGAGCGACCCCGCGAGCTGGCGAAGGTCAAGGCCTTCATCGCCCTGCACCAGGTGTACGGGGTGGACCTCAATGCGACGGCGGTGGAGCTGGCAGAGGTGTCCCTGTGGCTGGACACCATGGTGGAGGGGCTGGCGGCCCCGTGGTTCGGGCTGCGGCTGCGCCGCGGCAATTCGCTGGTGGGGGCGCGTCGAGCCCTGTATTCGACGTCGCAGCTGAAGAAGCGGGCCTGGTTGACGGCCGCCCCGACGGCCGAGCCGCTCAGCCAGGTGGCGGCCGCGATCGACGGGGCCGATGCGGCCTCCCCGCACCGCATGGGCGGGGCGCTCGACGTCTCCAACCGGATCCACCACTTCCTGCTGCCGGCCAAGGGCTGGGGCAGCGCGGTGGAAGTCCCCAAACAGGTGCGCGACCTCGTGGATGCCGAGAGGCTCAAGGATCTCAAGACCTGGCGCAAGGAGGTTACGAAGGTGCCGACGGCCTTCCAGATCAAGCGCCTGACGGCACTGGCCAGGCGAGTCGAGGTGCTGTGGGAGCTGACGCTTCGGCGCCTGCGCGTGGCGGAGGCGGAGGCCTCGCGGCGCATTGACCTGTGGGGGCGCGAGGCGCGGGCCGATGCTGGCTCGACGGTGTCTCGCGAGGAGATCGAGAAGTATCTGGGCAACGGGGACTCGGCGTACCGGCGGCTGCGGCTGGTCATGGATGCGTGGTGCGCGCTGTGGTACTGGCCGCTGACCACGCAGGTGGCTCCGCCGAGTTTCGAGCATTGGCTCAACGCCCTGGAGGGACTCCTGGGCATTGCGGGCAAGGCGGGTCCGACCGACGCCGCGACCTTCGCCGACGCCACAGCCTGGGACGAACTCGAGCAGGCGGAGGAGATGGACCTCGGCTTCGCCGGCGCCCGCGCGATCGACTCCGTCATCGAGAAGCACGAGTGGCTCGAGGTCGTGCGGCGGGTGGCCGAGGATCAGGGCTTCTTCCACTGGGAGCTGGACTTCGCCACCGTCTTCGCCCGCGGCGGCTTCGACCTCCAGGTGGGAAACCCGCCGTGGGTGAGGCCGACTGTGGACTTCAACAGTCTCCTCTCCGATGGCGACCCCTGGTGGTCACTCAGTAATAAGCCGTCCGTTGCGGTCAAGAAGAAGCGCATGCCAATCACCTTGGCTCGTTCTGGAGCCCTACGCACGGTTCTCGATGGGACCGCTGAGGTCATCGTTCTCTCCGAGCTTCTGAGCGATCCAACTGTCTACCCACTGCTCAGCGGCCAACCGGACCTCTACCGCGCCTTCATGTGCCAGGTCTGGAGCCATCAGAATGGTCAGGGTAACTCCTCTCTCATCCACATGGAGACCCACTTCACCGACGCGAAGACACCACAACTGCGCGCAGCGGCGTATCGACATTTGCGCCGACACTGGCAGTTCATTAACGAACTCCAGCTCTTCGACATCCAGCACCAGAAGATCTACGGCATCCACGTGTACGGCAAGGAACAGTCGCCGTTATTCCTCCACGCCACATCTCTTTACCACCCTGACACGGTGCAGCGCTCCCTCAAACACGATGGCAGCGGAGAGGAGCCAGGTTTCAAGGACCCACACACCGGAACCTGGGACCTACGCCCTCATGCAGCCCGCATTGAATCTATTGATGAAGCAGCACTGAAGACCTGGCAATTAGTGACAGAATCACACGACTGGCACTCAGCTCCCATGGTCTCCACCGTGAACTCGGCCACATCACGAGCGCTGGCGACATTGGCCACCCAACCACGCATCAGCACTCTCAACCTCCAATTCTCATCTGGATGGCACGAAACGTCGGACTTTGAAAAGGGACGTTTCGAAAAGGCGTGGGGTCGAGCGTCATGGGATAACGCAATCCTTCAAGGCCCTCACCTCTACGTCTCCACGCCGCTATACAAGCAGCCCAACGAGACGATGAGGCACTTCCTGGACTGGACCTCAACCGACCTGGAAGCCCTTCCTGCAAACGCTCAACCCGTCACCCAGTACAAACCCACGGGCGACCGCGCCACCTACGATCGCCTCTACACCCACTGGGGCGACTCCTCCGCCCGCGACCACTACCGCATTGCTTGGCGTACTCAGGTCCCTCTAACCGGGGAACGTACCCTCACTCCGAGCATCATCCCACCCGGATCCGCCCATGTCGACGGACTGTATTCGGCAAGCTCACCTCAACACCACGAGGACTCTCTTGTCTTGGCTTCCGGAACTCTCAGTTCACTGCTCGTTGACTTCTATACTCGATCGCGGGGTTTCTCGCATATACGAAATTCCGCAGCAAATTCACTGCCGACAGTTATCCCGACATCTCCCTTGACGCGACGCGTGCGGTATCGGGCACTTCGCCTCAATTGCCTGACGGAAGCCTACGCCAACCTGTGGACCGAGTGTTGGGATGAGTCGTTTGTGACGGATGCTCCGATTCTGGAACGTTATGACGAGCGCCCGATTGGCCCGGAGTGGACGGCGGATACACCCTTGCGTCGAGCGGAGGATCGTCGGAACGCGCAGGCGGAGATCGATGTCATGGTGGCGATGATGCTGGGTGTACCGATTGATGACCTGTGCACGATCTACCGCACCCAGTTCGCGGTGCTCTACGACTATGACCATGGCCGGGGTCAGGGCGCCTATGTCTATGACGCGAATGGCCGCCAGCTGCCGACTCCGGTCCGCCAGGCCTGGGAGAAGCGCAAGCGCCCCACCTCCAACGAGGACATGCCACTCTCTGAGCGCACTCACACCCACCCTGGCTCCGGCGTCTCCTACGTCTACGACCTCCCCTTCCGCATCCGCGACCGCGAATCCGACTTCCACCGCATCCACACCACTCTCACCACCATATCAACGGAGCACCCTCATGGCCTTCTCTAA
- a CDS encoding DEAD/DEAH box helicase, protein MAFSKPTPKRTLHSTPGELYRDLTRRPGSTLSLWAHQSELLKIYVNHVNHSDIALELPTGTGKTLIGLLIAEWNRRRDNKRILYACPTQQLAQQVHAAAQQEGIDSVLLVGSHRDWAAKSKRKYESADSICITTYSSIFNSSPKLVDCSVIILDDAHAGEQYVGEAYSVTLSRMEKRSSYDTLLEVFQPALDDIFVERLKFSDPDPNIRGEVRLVLPLRQPGMVGELHTALSQLPEPHSFRFAMIHEELKSCLAYISYSEIVVRPYIPPTYNNQLFSKARQRVYISATLGEGGELERSFGRTHILRVEQPDANTDPRTGRRFFVFPEFVDDADADDLTRAIISEAGKALVLSQRTDVAMADAKKFTPNGWSILGIDDVSTSMEPFTTADNTICVLAARYDGLDLPGDICRLIVFDGTPDQLSLQERFLRRNAQAGVALESRIRTRIVQGTGRCTRGPKDTAIVLIRGDLSAFLQRPETISAFTPELQAEIRFGAENSQDGSSDDMLENVRAFLTQDTDDTWRSDAEPTLVEYRHQAIQDPPEGSEQLSNCATEEVEAWIYASTSSWENAAKHAHEVCRILGDGGGATRQYQAFWKYLEAAWVDMLAEEGNDPSLKATALQRLAEAEKTAGGGSWIHQMAPFPEQDSPKSSRVDDIAASKIASLLRDNIKENSTIGKLERMVADLNQTSAPTFEAALSILGCMLGAISSKPTPHGRCDSTWCWDNELWIALEAKSEHNEAGTISLKDIRQSNGQLTLLRSDRKLDWIPHCSATVIISPRSGVHSDGIVIADKHLFLTKPATVREIADDTLRAWKRLLSQKDGRNETDVQELIIKTFRSFDILPYDILRRLTMNPVGPASPIETDGNMKQ, encoded by the coding sequence ATGGCCTTCTCTAAGCCAACTCCCAAGCGAACTCTCCACTCAACACCCGGCGAACTCTACCGCGACCTCACTCGCCGCCCCGGATCAACCTTAAGTCTCTGGGCCCACCAATCCGAACTACTTAAGATTTACGTCAACCACGTAAACCATTCTGATATCGCCCTGGAATTGCCTACGGGTACGGGCAAGACGCTCATTGGATTACTTATCGCCGAATGGAATCGTCGTCGCGACAACAAGCGCATCCTTTACGCATGCCCCACACAGCAACTCGCGCAACAAGTTCACGCTGCCGCACAACAAGAAGGTATCGATAGCGTGCTACTTGTCGGATCTCACAGGGACTGGGCAGCCAAATCGAAAAGGAAGTACGAATCCGCCGACAGCATCTGTATCACAACCTATAGCAGCATTTTCAACTCAAGCCCTAAGCTGGTCGATTGCTCAGTCATCATACTCGACGACGCCCATGCAGGAGAGCAGTATGTCGGTGAGGCTTATAGTGTCACTTTGAGCCGCATGGAGAAGCGATCGTCATACGACACACTTCTCGAGGTGTTTCAACCAGCCCTTGATGACATATTCGTCGAACGCCTGAAGTTTTCAGATCCCGACCCTAACATTCGAGGAGAAGTTCGTCTCGTACTACCTCTTCGCCAGCCAGGTATGGTAGGCGAACTTCACACCGCATTGTCTCAACTCCCTGAGCCGCATTCTTTCCGATTTGCCATGATTCACGAGGAGCTGAAGTCGTGTCTCGCCTACATCTCATACTCCGAAATAGTCGTTAGGCCATACATTCCGCCAACCTACAACAACCAGCTATTCAGTAAAGCCCGTCAGCGAGTATATATTTCTGCCACCCTCGGCGAGGGAGGTGAACTCGAACGTTCATTCGGACGCACCCACATTCTCCGGGTCGAGCAACCGGATGCTAATACAGATCCGAGAACAGGACGTCGTTTTTTCGTGTTTCCAGAATTCGTTGACGACGCTGACGCTGACGACCTCACGCGGGCGATCATAAGCGAAGCCGGAAAGGCGCTTGTCCTCTCACAGCGTACCGATGTCGCGATGGCAGATGCCAAGAAGTTCACTCCCAATGGTTGGTCCATCTTGGGTATTGACGACGTATCGACGAGCATGGAACCATTCACCACCGCAGACAATACGATCTGTGTATTGGCCGCCCGATACGACGGACTCGACCTCCCCGGCGATATCTGTCGACTGATCGTCTTCGACGGCACGCCAGATCAACTGAGCCTCCAGGAACGGTTTCTTCGCAGAAATGCGCAGGCTGGTGTCGCACTTGAGTCGCGAATCCGTACCCGGATCGTCCAAGGTACCGGTCGCTGCACCCGCGGACCCAAGGACACCGCGATCGTGTTGATTCGAGGAGATCTCTCGGCCTTCCTTCAACGACCAGAAACCATTTCTGCTTTCACACCTGAGTTACAGGCGGAGATTCGTTTTGGCGCCGAGAATTCTCAGGACGGCAGTTCCGACGATATGCTCGAAAATGTCCGAGCTTTTCTAACTCAGGACACTGACGATACCTGGCGCTCTGATGCCGAGCCCACACTTGTCGAGTACCGGCATCAGGCCATCCAGGATCCACCAGAGGGCTCAGAACAGTTGTCTAACTGTGCGACAGAAGAGGTCGAGGCATGGATTTATGCCTCCACCAGTTCGTGGGAAAATGCCGCCAAACACGCCCACGAGGTTTGCAGGATTCTTGGGGATGGGGGAGGCGCAACCCGACAGTATCAGGCGTTTTGGAAATACCTCGAGGCTGCATGGGTAGATATGCTAGCGGAGGAGGGCAACGATCCCTCATTGAAGGCCACAGCGCTACAGCGACTGGCCGAGGCCGAGAAGACCGCCGGAGGCGGTTCATGGATTCATCAGATGGCACCTTTTCCCGAACAAGATTCCCCTAAGTCTAGCCGCGTTGACGACATTGCGGCTAGCAAGATCGCCTCTTTACTCCGCGACAATATAAAAGAGAACTCCACCATCGGGAAACTTGAGCGAATGGTGGCGGACCTTAACCAAACGTCAGCCCCAACATTCGAGGCTGCGCTCTCAATCTTGGGTTGTATGCTGGGGGCCATCTCGTCTAAGCCAACACCGCACGGGAGATGCGATTCAACGTGGTGCTGGGACAATGAACTGTGGATCGCCCTCGAAGCCAAGAGTGAGCACAATGAGGCGGGCACTATTTCACTCAAAGACATTCGGCAATCCAATGGCCAACTCACTCTCCTCAGGTCGGACCGTAAGTTGGATTGGATTCCTCACTGCAGCGCAACCGTTATCATTTCCCCTAGATCTGGAGTACATAGTGACGGTATCGTGATCGCAGACAAGCACTTGTTCTTGACAAAGCCCGCTACAGTTCGAGAGATTGCCGACGACACACTCCGCGCTTGGAAGAGGCTCTTAAGCCAAAAGGATGGAAGAAATGAGACGGACGTACAGGAGCTCATCATCAAGACGTTCCGCAGTTTCGACATCCTTCCTTATGATATCTTAAGGCGACTCACTATGAATCCCGTCGGCCCTGCCAGCCCAATCGAGACAGATGGAAACATGAAGCAATGA
- a CDS encoding transposase codes for MLNTNPGEKGSLERVEPIRLPPYAPDHNPAEHVWNAAKAHIANIQRDTPEQTHSAFTNYITSRTFDYDFEHLPITPPEGNLV; via the coding sequence ATTCTTAACACGAATCCTGGTGAGAAAGGCTCACTGGAGCGGGTCGAACCGATCCGCCTCCCACCCTATGCTCCCGACCACAACCCCGCGGAGCACGTCTGGAACGCCGCCAAGGCCCACATCGCAAACATCCAGCGAGACACCCCGGAACAGACCCACTCAGCCTTCACCAACTACATCACCAGCCGCACCTTCGACTACGACTTCGAACACCTACCAATCACGCCACCCGAAGGAAACCTTGTTTAA